The sequence below is a genomic window from Polaribacter vadi.
AAATGTTTGCTTTTTTATGCACATTCTTTCGTATTAAGCCCAACGTTGTTGTATATGGTTTGTTGCGTGTTTCAAGCACCTAATTTAGCAAATACAAACCAAATAGAAAATGAAGTGCACCCAAAAGTTTAGACAAATTTATAATTAATTTTGATAATAATGATTTCGATATTCAGTCGGACTCATCCCATTTAAATTTCCTTTAATTCTCTCGTTATTGTAATATTTTATATATTCTTTAATATCCTTTTTTAATTGAGATATTGAGTTGTATTTATTTAGATAAAACAACTCAGATTTCAGAATACCAAAGAAGTTTTCTATCACAGCATTGTCTAAACAATTTCCTTTTCGAGACATACTCTGAGTAATGCCTTTCTCTTTTAATAATCTTTGATACTGTCTCATTTGATATTGCCATCCCTGATCTGAATGTAATATTAAATTTGTTTGATCAGGTATCTTTTTAAAAGACTTTTTCAACATTATAGCTACTTGTTTAAAATCAGGTTTTTCAGATAATTGATAACTTATTATTTCCCTATTAAATAGATCAATTATTGGAGATAAATATAATTTATTTCCTAAGATTTTAAACTCAGTAATATCGGTAGCCCACTTTTTATTTGGTCTAATAGCTTTAAAATTGCGTTGTAATATATTAGGAGCTGTTTCTCCTATATGTCCTTTATAAGACTTGTATCTTTTAGCTCTGACTAAACTTTTCAACCCTAATTCACGCATTAACTTGAGTACTGTTTTATGATTTATTAAAGTGTCTCTTTTATTGATTTCTAAAGTGATTCTTCTATAGCCCAATCTTCCTTTGTGATGATGGTATATTTGATGAATCAACAGTTTTGTCTCTTTATATTTATCAACTAAAAGACTTCTTTTTTGATGATAATAATAACTACTTCTTGCCATGTTTGTATGATATAATAAAATATCTAAATCATACTTATGCCTTAATTCTGTTATGGCTTCTGCTTTTTGTTTTGCTCTTGTTGAATTAAGGCCTGTAACTTTTTTAGCAAGTCTAGTTCTGCACGTAATGATTCATTTTCTAATAAAAGTTGCTCTTCTCTTGTTAAAGGTTTATTAGACTTCTTTTTAGCTCTTTTAAATTGCATAGATTTTGGTTTACCTCTAGGTTTATGGTTTAAGCCTATAATACCCTCTTTTTTATAATTACGTTGCCATTTCATAATTACAGATTTGGTAGGAATATTAAACTCTAAACACGCTTGACTGAAAGATAATGAATCCTTGTCAATAGCTTCTAAAACTTTAATTTTAAAAGGTATGCTGTAAACTTTAGTTTCTCTAGGTAATAAGGCCTTTTTACCATATTTTTCATAAAATCGAATCCAATCATGCAGGGTAGTATGATGACAACCTTGTAGCTTAGAAACATCTTCAACTGTTTGGTGATTATTTAAAACTTGCTTTACACAGCGAAGTTTAAATTCGTAAGTATACTTGACTTTTCTCCCCATAAAAATACCCTCAAATAGTGTCTAACTTTTTGGGGGCAGTTCAAAATCCGCGAGGATTTTCGTAAGTAGGCTAGAACTAGCAATAAATTATATACGGTGTTAGCAGCTGAACTTATACTAATAATTCTAAATCCGTTTTAAAAGAATTAAAATCAGTCCAGCCTAATATTTTGATTATCTCAAATGCCATATCTCGTTTGGTATAATCGGAAAAAATTTCGTTAATATCATTTTTTAAAAGCTCAAAACAATTATCAATTTTATTATTTCTAAATTTCCCCTTTTTTATTGCTTCGTCAATATGAGCAGATTGATTTCTTGATTGTATAATAATTTCACTCAAACATTGATTTCCTATTTTTCTACCACAAGGCCATTTTTTCGGGTTTCCGTAAACAATAGATAATCCTTTCTTTGCGTGTTCTAATAAATTTCCGCATAAAGAAATAATTGAAAATTCGTGAGCAGTTAATCGTTGCTGTAAATCAGTCAGTTTTTCATTCTTGTGATAAACATCTTTGTCTGCACCAAAGTAATTATCCCAATACATTCCAACTCCAAGCATAACATCATCTGGGTCTTCAGCGTAATTTTGTAAAGCAATAGCTCTCTGATATTCGTTTTCTACTATTTTTGCTTCTTGTTCAATTTCAGTTTTTAATTTTTCAGCTCGTTTGTTATCTGTCCAGATAGCCTCCAAAACATTTGAAGCTGCAAATTCGATTTCATTAATATAATCTGATAAAGTCATTTTCTTGGTTTTGCTGCTAACGTTGTTGTATAAGCTTTGTTGCGTTGTTTAAGCAGTGAATTTAGTAAATAAAACACGAACGGCGAAATTCCGGAGGAATTTCCTAAGTGAGCCAAAACCAGCAATAAAGTTTATACGGTGTTGGCAACTGGCTTTAATTTTTCCAATGTTCAATTTTATACTTTTTCACTAAAGAATCTTTTGTCAATTCAATTTTTAGAATTTTTGTCTCAATTGGGTCAATATTCCAACCATAATTTTCCATAATTCTATAAGCGACTGTGTTATCTTTTAAATTTGCATAATTTTCAGGTTCTCCAATTAATTCAGTTAGTTGTGAATATTTCATTCCTTTTGTTAAATGATTCTTCAAAAGGTCTTTTACCATATTCTTACGATTTTCATAAAAACCATCTGTTTGATCATTCCATTTTTGCTTATTAAATTCCGTTTCTTTAATTCCGCAATTTGTTGACAGAAATAGAATTCCAACAGCTACTATTTTGATTATTTTTTTCAATTACTTTAAAATTCGTTTTTTATAAATTAAAATTCCGATGAAAGAAATTCCGCAAATAATAGCTAAAATGTGAAATTTTTTAATCGCTTTGCACAAGTCAATTCCAGATGTAAGTGAAATACAGTTATTCAATTCGTTTGTTTCGTATTTTAGACTAACTTTTGAATTAAAAGCCATAAATTCAAATAATGGAATTCCAATGAAGAGTAAAGTCAAGATTATAATGTAAATTCTTCTCTTCAATTATTTTCGATTTTTGCTTGTTGCCAACGGTCTCGTATAACCGTCAGTTACGGGTTAATATGCGTTAATTTTCGGTTAAGCACTGGCGTTAGCAATTCCGAGTGGATTCGGACGTAGTCGAATCCGCCGTAATTGCGGTTATATATTGTTACCTGCTGGCTTTTTTTAATTCAATACCTCTCACTTTTTTCATTTTTCCATTCTTTTTTAATTCATAACCATAAACGATTAATTTTTTGCTCCGAATTTTGACCATCATCCAATTCTTTCGGTTTCCAATTTCAGTCAGAATGTAAAATCCGCCATCCTTTTTTATTTTTCCTTTATGGACTATTTGTTCAATTTGATTTTCATTATTTTTAAAATCCGACTTATAACCGATTAAATCCGTTTGTGTATATGTGGAATCCGATGTTATTTCTATTACAACAGTTCCATAATCCGATTTAGGTCCTTTCACTTCTCCGCTCCACGAATAAGTTCCGTTCAAATTTTGTCCAAATGCAAATACTTGAGAAAACATCAGAACTATTATGTAAGTTAAATTTGGCATTTTTTTCAGCTTGCAGGTAACTAGTACCTATATGAAAAGTAGCGTTTTTAAAGCTATGATTTTATAGATATTCTATTGGTTCTTAAAAATACTTAAATTTTTTAAATAATAACTCAAGCAGCTATTTTTTATATGGGCTGTTGTGTTTAGTATTTTCCATAATCCATCATATGAATAGTTTCGAGGATCATCTAAAAGATATCATCACTGACAGGTCTAGCAAATAGATGAAAATACGGAGTCTCGAAGACGCTACAATAGAACGCTTTTCAATTCACTTTTTTACTCTAATATGTTTTATATGCGTTTTATATGGAACGTCTTAGAGTGAAAGAATATTCAAGTTAAAGGCCAGATAATTAACAGAATACTTGACTTTCTCGTTTTTTTTAACTATCTTCAAACTGTAAAACGTTTCAATGTTTTGAGAGTGAACTCTCAACGATTTCAATCGTACAGTTTGATTTTCAAAAATCCTAAGTCAAAACCTTTAAAATTCTGCACTATAAACGCTTGAAAATTCGACAAAGTGTATTGAAAATTCCAAAAGTCTATCGATATTAAATACAACGGTCTTGTATAAGAATAGTGCGGTTTTGTGTGCGAGGATTTTCCGAAGGAAAATCAGACGTAACAAAATTGCACGAACTCTTGATTAAGCACTAAACTACGCATTATTTTTATACGTTGTTGGGCATAGTTTTTTTTCTTTCGTATTCTCTTACTTCAATTACTTTTGGTCTTAATTGAACAATTTTGTCATCCAATTTCAGGCGTTGAGATTTAGAATGCATATTTACTTTCTGTAATGATAAATTAATTTTTAAATCTGTTATTCCGAGAAATATTAATTCTTCATTTTCTTTATCACTTTTTTCAGGTGTATAGACCTCTTTATAGCTTTCATTCGGTTTTTGATATTTACTAGCTGAATTGGCAATATATTCAGCATATTCTTTTGTAGTTTTATGATTAAAGAAAATGTTATTAGTTGAATTTAAATACTGTAATATGTTCAGCTGGTCTATGCTTTTTACATCATTAATTTCGACAATTTTTTCTTTTCTATTTCCAGCTTTGTAAATGTTTTCGTCATAGAAAAACAATAAATATTCGGCATTTAATGGAATCATCCATTGTGCTCCTAATGAGCCAAAACCATTGTGACTTCCGTGTCGCCATTTTCTCTTTTCTAAAAATTGGTTGTATTTCACAAGAGGATTGTCTGATGTTATAAATGGTTTTTCAGATGAGTTTCTGATTAATTTATATTGTAAGTCCATACAATGCGAAATTAATCTTCTGGATTTTATTATCATTCTTTGAAAACTCACGTCCTGCTTTTCAGAATCTTCAATCTGTTTGATAATATCCGAATTTTTATCAGCTCCTTTAGAAAGTAAATGTTCTTTAATTAATTTAGTACTATTTTGAAAATGAGTTTTTCTATTAGGATTTCTCAAATCCAAAAGAATTAAAAAGAACAGCATATCAACTTGGTCTGTTGACATATATTTTGGTAGAACTTGCTCATTTTTTATCTTTGAAAAGATAGGTGCTACTATTGATTCAATTTCTCCAAGCCAATCTTCTATTAATCCATCTTTTCCATAGAAAAATTTTTTCGATGCTTGAGTTTTTAGTTTAGAATCTCGTTTAAAATATTTGCTTTTTTTATTAAAAACTCCGATTTGGTTTTGATTGTCTTGATAAGAAAAATATCTTAAAAGAAATTTTGGAATGTAATGTTGATTTTTCTTCTCTGTATTCTCCAATCTCGTAGTTTTTCTCAAATTATGCCCAACGTTGAGTGTATGGTGTCGTAAGGGATTGCGGGCTTCAAATTTATCAAGTTACCACCCAAAGTTGATGCGGGTGTTGCCGCTCGAAAACCTCTGAAACCCTTATGCACTATACACATTGTTATGGGGCGTATTTTGTTCATTTATGTATTTGAATAGAACTTTGAGTTAAAAGTGTCTCAAATTTTAAATCTTTGTCGTTAGGGTTTTTGATGAAAACTATTTTAGGCATTTGAGATTCTAGTTCAATAAAATCAAGTACACCATTTTTAATGACAATTGAAAATAGTTCACTGTATGAACTATTTGCTGGTAGATTTTTTCCTAAAAGTAAGCTTATAGCATAATTAGGTTTTAAGTCTTCAATTGATTCAAGTCTTGATATATTCCTATCATTAGCCAACAGCCATTTTCCTTCACAATCTTTTAAGGTTATGACCGTAATGTATGAAGTGATTGAACTATCTCCATAAGTCCCCATACAAATAGAAGCATGATTTTGTCCTTTATATACAAAGTACAATGTGTAATAAATATCTAGAAAAAGATTCTCTCTAAATTCTTTTTTATTTCTGTTTTCCAAAGTTCTTTCACTAGGAAAACCATCATAATAATCATCTGATATTAATGCATGGCCGACTTCATATGTAGTGAAGGAAGTAAACAACTGAATCGCTTTCTCTGGTGTTTCTATTTGTTCGGGTGTAAACTTTTTTATATCTAAAATTTCTAGCTCCAATACTGGCTGATAGAAGTCTACAGAATCAATAGTTATATTAATATCTTTGGATAGAATAGCTTGTAAAGGTTTATCCAGTTGAGCAACAATATTTACTGAAATCAAAAGAGTTGCAAATAGTTGTATTATCCTTTTCATATTTTTTCTTTAGTATTCCTTCTGTGAGTTTTATTTATGCCCCATAACGTGTTTGTGTAGGAAAAGTTGCGTTGTTTAAGCAATAAAGTTAGTAAATAAAACACGAACCAAGAAAATCCGTGAGGATTTTCGTAAGTAGGCTTTTACTAGCAATTTTTTTTACACGGTGTTGTAAGCAGTTTTTTTAAATCATTCTTGTCAAGTAAATTAAAAAAAATATTCCAATACTTAAAAGCCAAGATTGCTTATTTATATTATTCATAATTCTTATTGGTTTTAATGAAAGAAAAACGATAAAAGTTAAACTCAAAATAAGTCCAATTCCACTATAGATTTGGATCCAATATTCTGACCCAATTACTGTCACAGTTACATCTCGAATTCCATAAATTGTTATTGGAATTAAAATCAAAGCTGTTATAATCCAACTAATATAGCTTAAATTCCAGCCAATTTTTTTCTTCAAGACAATTAAAATTCCAGATGTAATAAATAAAATTCCTATTATGAAGGGAAACCGATTACTATTATGTAAAAGCAAATCAATCAAAGAAATATCATATTTTGGAAATCCACTTTGTTCAGATAGTTTTTCCATATGGGAAATTTGACTTTGCGTAAATTCAAAAATTTTATAAATAATAATCAAACCAAAAATTAGATTAATTATTCCAAGTATTTTATATGTTTTATTCCAGGTTTTGTTCATTCATTCTCGACAAAAGTCAAATTTTATTATTTATATTCAGTTAATTATGGTTTTTCAAGTTTTAGAATCTTTTTTCTTTTGTTAGTTCGAAAAATTAATCGGATTCTGATTTTAATTGCTTACAACTAGTACCTATATGAAAAGTAGCGTTTTTAAAGCTATGATTTTATAGATATTCTATTGGTTCTTAAAAATACTTAAATTTTTTAAATAATAACTCAAGCAGCTATTTTTTATATGGGCTGTTGTGTTTAGTATTTTCCATAATCCATCATATGAATAGTTTCGAGGATCATCTAAAAGATATCATCACT
It includes:
- a CDS encoding IS3 family transposase, with protein sequence MITCRTRLAKKVTGLNSTRAKQKAEAITELRHKYDLDILLYHTNMARSSYYYHQKRSLLVDKYKETKLLIHQIYHHHKGRLGYRRITLEINKRDTLINHKTVLKLMRELGLKSLVRAKRYKSYKGHIGETAPNILQRNFKAIRPNKKWATDITEFKILGNKLYLSPIIDLFNREIISYQLSEKPDFKQVAIMLKKSFKKIPDQTNLILHSDQGWQYQMRQYQRLLKEKGITQSMSRKGNCLDNAVIENFFGILKSELFYLNKYNSISQLKKDIKEYIKYYNNERIKGNLNGMSPTEYRNHYYQN
- a CDS encoding helix-turn-helix domain-containing protein, which gives rise to MGRKVKYTYEFKLRCVKQVLNNHQTVEDVSKLQGCHHTTLHDWIRFYEKYGKKALLPRETKVYSIPFKIKVLEAIDKDSLSFSQACLEFNIPTKSVIMKWQRNYKKEGIIGLNHKPRGKPKSMQFKRAKKKSNKPLTREEQLLLENESLRAELDLLKKLQALIQQEQNKKQKP
- a CDS encoding DUF4238 domain-containing protein: MENTEKKNQHYIPKFLLRYFSYQDNQNQIGVFNKKSKYFKRDSKLKTQASKKFFYGKDGLIEDWLGEIESIVAPIFSKIKNEQVLPKYMSTDQVDMLFFLILLDLRNPNRKTHFQNSTKLIKEHLLSKGADKNSDIIKQIEDSEKQDVSFQRMIIKSRRLISHCMDLQYKLIRNSSEKPFITSDNPLVKYNQFLEKRKWRHGSHNGFGSLGAQWMIPLNAEYLLFFYDENIYKAGNRKEKIVEINDVKSIDQLNILQYLNSTNNIFFNHKTTKEYAEYIANSASKYQKPNESYKEVYTPEKSDKENEELIFLGITDLKINLSLQKVNMHSKSQRLKLDDKIVQLRPKVIEVREYERKKTMPNNV